The following is a genomic window from Armatimonadota bacterium.
GAGCTTCAGAGCGAGTTCGGCGGTGCGGTCGTAGTCGACACTCAGGTCATCCGCCTTGAACGGAGTGACCATCGCGGTGAGGAGGTACCCGAGATCAGTCATCTACAGTGCTCCCTGGTCAGGTTTTCGGAATCAACGGTGGGAATGGACTTCGCCGTCCATTCCCACCAGACCTTCCGGGCTGCTACCCGGTTTATCGCTTCTTGTCGCGGAAGTACGCCTTTCCGCGCCCGGCCTCGAAATCGCTCATCTCATCGTCGACACCGGCCTTCTCGGTCGTGGAAGCCCCTGAAGCAGCTGGTCCCGACGGAGTCCCTCCTGCGGAGCGCGGGCCACGATCCCTGCCACCACTGCCTCCGCGGCTGGGGCCACGATCTCTTCCGCCGCCCGATCGCGGGCCACGATCCCTGCTCCCGCCGCCGCTGCTGCCCTGTCCAGGTTCACGCGGCAGGAGCTCCTTTCGGCTCAGGCGGATCTTGCCCTCATCGTCGATCTCGATGACCTTGACCGTCATCTCGTCGCCGACTTTGCAGATGTCCTCGGTCCGGTCCACGTGCTCCCACGCGAGGTGGGAGATGTGTACGAGGCCGTCGCGTCCGGGGATAATCTCAACGAACGCCCCGAATGGGGTAATGCTGGAAACCCTTCCGGTGAAGACTTCGCCAACTTCAACGTCGCGGGTCATGTCCGAGATGCGCTTACGCGCGGCCTCGGTCTTCTCCTTGTCCTCGCCGCAGATGAGAACCGTACCGTCGTCCTCCACATCGATCTCCACTTCGTACTCCGCCTGAATCTCACGGATCATGCGGCCGCCGGGACCGATCAGCAGACCGATACGCTCCACTGGAATGGTGATGGAGATCATGCGCGGCGCGTATGCGGACAGTTCCTCGCGCGGATACGGGAGAGTCAGCGCCATGGTGTCGAGGATCTTCAGCCGCGCTTCGCGTGCCATATCCAGCGCCTGGAAGCAGACCTCGAGGGGCAGGTAGGGCAGCTTGGTGTCAACCTGGATCGCGTTGACGCCGTTACGAGTGCCGGCCACCTTGAAGTCCATGTGGCCGAGGAAGTCCTCGATCGCCTGCATGTCCACGAACACCCGGTAGTTCTCGGGGTCGCGCAGGACCAGCCCGATAGCGATGCCGGCAACGGGCGCCTTGATCGGCACACCGGCATCCATGAGCGAAAGGGTGCTGGCGCAGGCGCTGGCCATGGAGGTTGATGCGTCGCCGCCGAAGACCTCGGAGACGCAACGGACGGTGTACGGGAACTCGTCCTCGGGCGGCAAGACCGCTTCAATGGCTTTGCCCGCAAGCGCACCATGACCAACCTCGCGCCGCCCGGGCGCGCGCAGCCCGCGGACCTCGCCCACCGAAAACGGGGGGAAATTGTAGTGATGCGAAAAGCGAGTGTACTCCTCTTCGCCTTCGAGTGTTCGGATCATCCGCTGGTCGCGACGCGCGCCCAGAGTGGTGAGCGTCAGAACCTGAGTATCGCCGCGCTCGAACAGGCCGGACCCGTGGGTGCGAGCGGTCAGGCCCACGTCGCATGTCAGCTCGCGAATTTCATCGAACGCCCGGCCGTCTGCGCGACGCCCTTCGTCGATGACGATCTGCTGCAGACGATCCTTCTGAATCTTCTCGATCACATAGTCGATGTCGGCAGTCTTGCCCTTCAGCTCGTCGGCGATGCTTTCCAGGATTTCCTTGCGGATCGCCTTAGCCACGGCATTACGCTCAGCCTTGTCGTTGATCTCCACCGTGGCGCGGATGCGGTCCTCGAAGCCGTTCTTGATAAACTCGCAGACGGCGGCGTCCGGCTCCCACATCGGGAAGTCGGCCTTGGGCGCCCCGGCGATCTCGCGGAACTGTTCGATCAGATCAAGAACGGGTTGGGCTGCGTCGAAAGCCATCAGCAGGGCTTCTCGGATGGTGCTCTCCGGCACCTCCACGCCCTCCATCTCCAGCTCGACCACGCCGTCCCGGGTGATGGCTGCAAGCAAATCAAACTCGCCCGCGCCTCTGATCTCATGGGCCGGGTTGACCACCAGTTCGCCATCTACTCGACCGATGTTCACGCCGGCGAAGGGGCCATTGAACGGGATGCGGGAGATGTGCAGGGCCGCGGCCGCGCCGATCATGGAGACTACGCTGACCGAACCTTCGGGGGCCACGGACAGCGGGTTCACGATCACCTGCACGTCATTGCGCAGGCCCTCGGGTAGTAGAGGGCGAATCGGGCGGTCCACGGAGCGGCCGATGATGACGGCCTCGTCCGAGGGCTTGCCCTCGCGCTTGAAGAACCCGCCGGGAATGCGGCCGACGGAATACATCTTCTCTTCGAAGTCGACCCTCAACGGCAGGAATGGGAGATCAGTGGGTTCGTCGGTGACACACACGGTGACGAGAATCTGCGTTTCGCCATAGGACGCCAGAACAGCAGCGTCTGCCTGCTTCGCAAGCCTGCCCGTCTCGAGAGTGAGCGTGCGGCCTGCGAACTCGGTACTGACTCTGTGTACCATTTACTCTTGTCCTCCTGGGACATGCCGGGGACCAGCGAGACCTGCGAGGAAGCAGGGAAAACAGGGGGTGGTGGCCTGCGTTCTCCGGACACCTGTCCGGGTTCCACGGTCTGCGCCCTTGTCACTGTCAGGCGCGGATACATCTACGCCCCATGGGAGTGCAGCGTTTCACGCGCTCCCGGGGCTGTTCCAGCCCCTGCTTTCCCTGATTCCCCGTCGGCTACCCCGTCGCCACGGCTTCGATTTCGGGCCGAAAGGCCCGTTGTTACGCGCTTCGTCAAAGACCGGGCCGCGCAGTTGTCGCCGCGCGGCCCGGAAAACGCCTTACCTGCGGATACCGAGGTCAGCGATGAGGCTGCGGTACCTGTCGATGTTCTTGTTCTGCAGGTAGTTCAGCAATCGGCGGCGCTGCCCCACGAGCTTCAGCAGCCCGCGCCTGGAATGGTGGTCCTTCTTGTGGGTCCTGAGATGGTCGGTGAGATACTGGATGCGTCCGGTGAGGAGCGCGATCTGCACTTCGGGCGAACCGGTGTCACTCTCGTGCTGCTTGTACTTCTCGATGATGGCCTTCTTGTCGTCTGTTGTCAGCGCCACGTCAACGTCTCCTGAATCCCTGTTACGTGGGCGTTCGCGGTCCAAACACACCCACGCCGGCGCAACCTTATCAAGTCTGCCCTTGACCGCGCTCTCCGCCGGAAACAGCGAGACAGCCCAGTCAGGGGACCTGCGCCGGTAGCCAGATGATACCACACCTACGACCGGGTGTAAAGGACACGAGGTCGGTTCAACGGTCTACGCCGGTGCCGCCCGCCCCAGTGGAGCGCGGACCCGTGTCTGGGCGGGCATTGGATTTTGCACTCGCCGTCGCCCCCGGTAGGACAGGCAATCCTGCCTGTTCGCCGTTGCCGTTGCCATCCGATGCCCGAAGAGCGAGGGATCGGATCGGTAACGGCAGGTTTTTCGATGTCAATCGGCTGCCCCCCAGTAGCCCCGTGCGTTGCCGTGAACCGGGTACAAACACCTCAGAGCGCCCCGGTCACGAAGCGCCATTCAGTCTGCCGGTTCGTCCCCCGATACGGGCCTCCGCGCCTCACCCTACTCCCCTGGGAAGCCTTCTCGCCGCAGTCTCTCTCCCACCGCACGCAGGACGGGCTCGTCCTCCGGGTCCAGCGAGCCATCCGCCAGCGGCGCGGTGTTCAGGAGCAGATTGTAGCCGTTCTCCCGCGCGTAACGGATCGTCTCCCAGACTTCCTCCTCGGTCTTGTGCTGGCCCGCATCTGCCTGGGTGTAGCCCCAGCCCTTGCCCATGGTGGTGCAGATCTCCCCAGGCTTGCCCGAGGTCTCCACGGCCTTATGCTCCGGGGCGAAGAAGTCCTCGGTGCCCAGAAGCCCCTGCTTGTAGGACACCAGCACCTGCGGCTGGAGACTGTGGATGTGGTCGTACAGCTCCTGGCAGCGGAACTTCTCCCGGTCTCCGGATAGCGGCACCGCGATGCCGTCCAGCCAGATCGCAGCCACCGGCCCGTAATTGGTGAGCAACTCGGTGATCTGCGCGGTCATGAATTCCAGGTAGATCTGCAGATCGTGGGCTTCTCCTGTGGCATAGGAGGGTTCCGGCGGGTCATACTCAGGCCGGGCCGCGCCGCCCCACTCGTCGTTGTTGGGTGCGTGCGGATGACGCCAGTCGCGACCGTGGGAATAGTACAGGCAAAGCCCCAGCCCCGCGTCGGCGCACGCTTCGGCAAGCTCGGCCACCAGGTCTCGACCGCAGGCATTCAGTGTGTTGAAGGGAGTATAGTCGGTGGCGAACAGGCAGAAGCTGTCATGGTGGCGCGTGGTGAGGTTCACATATTTCATGCCGCAATCCACTGCGAAATCTGCGATGTACCTCGCGTCGAAACCTTCGGCGGTGAAGTCGTCCATGAGCTTCTGGTACTCATGCACCGGGATCTTCTCTCGATACTGGACCCACTCGTGCCGCCCCAGCAATGAATACAGGCCATAATGCAGGAAAAGCCCGTATCTCGCCTGGCGGAACCACTGCACGGCTGCCTGGCGCGGATCAACTGCATACAGGTCCTCGTATCCAGCCAGATAAGGCGGAACGCTTGGCATCGTGAGCCTCCGTTATCGGATGCCGACCATTACGGCCGGCGCCCTGTCGCGACCCCGAAGGAACCAAATCGCGGCGACATCGGTCCAGGAAGGCGGAATCCAGGTCGAGACGACACCGGGTAAGGTGCCGGATGACGTCAAGGATACCACAAGTGGCGACGACGCGAACACGGGTCTCTTGTCGGCGCAGGAGGATTTGCCGGTCCGCGCAGGCAATACTCCAGCATACCAGCGGGAGGGAATTCGGCGATGTCCATAGAGATCAGGGCCCTGCGCCGAGATGAACTTGACGTCCATGACCAGCTTATCTTCGACGCCTATCGCGAATACAGTCGTGATGGGCAGGATCGCCGCTGGTGGCTGGATGTGGCTCGGCACGATCCGTACTACTCGCCCGAACAGACCCAGGTGCTCATCGCTGACGGCGTCATGGTCGCGAGCGTCACCGCATACTGGCGCGAGATGTACTGCGCCGGGACCACCGCGCGAGTGGGCGCCATCGGCAGCGTCGCCACCCATCCCGACCATCGCAAGCGAGGATATGTGCGCACGCTCCTGAACGCCTCCTGCGAGTGGATGCGCGACAACCAGTTTGACTTCAGCTTCCTGTTCGGGCGCGAGGAGGTCTACGGGGGCAGCGGCTGGCGCATGTTCTCGGCCTTCGGGGCATCGGTAGACGCCCATCTTCCCGCCGAAGCACCGGCACAAGTGCGCCAGGCCGAGTTCCCGGCTGACATCCCGGTGCTGCAGGCGGTCTATGACTCCTTCAACGCCGGCCTGACGGGCACCTTCGTCCGCTCCACTGATTACTGGGCGAGCCGGGTCACCTGCGGCTATTTCCGGGACAACACCCGCTCGTTCTTCATCGTCGAGAGAGACGGCGATCCCATAGGGTATTTCCGCTCCGACAGCGAAAGCTCAGTAACGGAGTTGGGCTGGAAGCGCAATGTCGAGGGTGCCGGGCCGGACACGGTCGGGACAATCCTCTGCCAGTGGCCGGACCGCGAAGTGCGGTTCGGTTGCTGGAACCGCGACTTGCAGGCAGCCCTCGACCCGTACCTGTGGGCTCCCAGCCAGGCGGTAATGCGCGAGAAATCGTCAGCCATCCACCTGAACGAGACCAACAGGGGGCTGTGGAAGTACATTGGCCCGGGACGTGGCGAGTTCCCGCAGGTCACGGATACGGAAAGCATGATCGCCTTCCTGCACGCCCAAGATTACACATTCTGGAGCGGCGTGGACAACTTCTGAATACAGCCCACCAGCCGCCGTCGGAGTCGAGAGCCAATGATGCCCAACCGACACAGTACCCCATCTGCAGCCGACCTCCTGGTCATCCTGGCGACCTCCGCCCTGCTTTCGGCGTGTGCCATTGCGTCCGCGGAGCCCACCCTCGCCAACCCGGGCTTCGAAGACGGACAGGCGGGGTGGGACGCCGCCCTGTTCCAGCGCCATGAGGGCCTGGTGGTTATCGACCGCCAGAAAGGTCGCGGGGGCAATGTGAGCCTGCGCATCGGCAACCGTCGCGGGACGGAGAATGCGGAACTGGCGCAGACCATCGAGGG
Proteins encoded in this region:
- the pnp gene encoding polyribonucleotide nucleotidyltransferase, coding for MVHRVSTEFAGRTLTLETGRLAKQADAAVLASYGETQILVTVCVTDEPTDLPFLPLRVDFEEKMYSVGRIPGGFFKREGKPSDEAVIIGRSVDRPIRPLLPEGLRNDVQVIVNPLSVAPEGSVSVVSMIGAAAALHISRIPFNGPFAGVNIGRVDGELVVNPAHEIRGAGEFDLLAAITRDGVVELEMEGVEVPESTIREALLMAFDAAQPVLDLIEQFREIAGAPKADFPMWEPDAAVCEFIKNGFEDRIRATVEINDKAERNAVAKAIRKEILESIADELKGKTADIDYVIEKIQKDRLQQIVIDEGRRADGRAFDEIRELTCDVGLTARTHGSGLFERGDTQVLTLTTLGARRDQRMIRTLEGEEEYTRFSHHYNFPPFSVGEVRGLRAPGRREVGHGALAGKAIEAVLPPEDEFPYTVRCVSEVFGGDASTSMASACASTLSLMDAGVPIKAPVAGIAIGLVLRDPENYRVFVDMQAIEDFLGHMDFKVAGTRNGVNAIQVDTKLPYLPLEVCFQALDMAREARLKILDTMALTLPYPREELSAYAPRMISITIPVERIGLLIGPGGRMIREIQAEYEVEIDVEDDGTVLICGEDKEKTEAARKRISDMTRDVEVGEVFTGRVSSITPFGAFVEIIPGRDGLVHISHLAWEHVDRTEDICKVGDEMTVKVIEIDDEGKIRLSRKELLPREPGQGSSGGGSRDRGPRSGGGRDRGPSRGGSGGRDRGPRSAGGTPSGPAASGASTTEKAGVDDEMSDFEAGRGKAYFRDKKR
- the rpsO gene encoding 30S ribosomal protein S15, yielding MALTTDDKKAIIEKYKQHESDTGSPEVQIALLTGRIQYLTDHLRTHKKDHHSRRGLLKLVGQRRRLLNYLQNKNIDRYRSLIADLGIRR
- a CDS encoding alpha-L-fucosidase, producing the protein MPSVPPYLAGYEDLYAVDPRQAAVQWFRQARYGLFLHYGLYSLLGRHEWVQYREKIPVHEYQKLMDDFTAEGFDARYIADFAVDCGMKYVNLTTRHHDSFCLFATDYTPFNTLNACGRDLVAELAEACADAGLGLCLYYSHGRDWRHPHAPNNDEWGGAARPEYDPPEPSYATGEAHDLQIYLEFMTAQITELLTNYGPVAAIWLDGIAVPLSGDREKFRCQELYDHIHSLQPQVLVSYKQGLLGTEDFFAPEHKAVETSGKPGEICTTMGKGWGYTQADAGQHKTEEEVWETIRYARENGYNLLLNTAPLADGSLDPEDEPVLRAVGERLRREGFPGE
- a CDS encoding GNAT family N-acetyltransferase codes for the protein MSIEIRALRRDELDVHDQLIFDAYREYSRDGQDRRWWLDVARHDPYYSPEQTQVLIADGVMVASVTAYWREMYCAGTTARVGAIGSVATHPDHRKRGYVRTLLNASCEWMRDNQFDFSFLFGREEVYGGSGWRMFSAFGASVDAHLPAEAPAQVRQAEFPADIPVLQAVYDSFNAGLTGTFVRSTDYWASRVTCGYFRDNTRSFFIVERDGDPIGYFRSDSESSVTELGWKRNVEGAGPDTVGTILCQWPDREVRFGCWNRDLQAALDPYLWAPSQAVMREKSSAIHLNETNRGLWKYIGPGRGEFPQVTDTESMIAFLHAQDYTFWSGVDNF